A stretch of the Streptomyces ortus genome encodes the following:
- a CDS encoding polyprenyl synthetase family protein yields MSDPSDPAAFKRRVDEVLHAFVAQEAGQLAAIDPALGPVATQMETAVADGKRLRAAFCYWGWRAVGQPDSDALVRAAASMELVHAAAVVHDDLIDDSALRHGRPTAHVALRGAVRRRPRAVAAARSLALLVGDLLMGLAGQLFATSGLPAAYLARARPLWSVLARELIAGECLEILRTGDEPDITASLKVIRYKTAKYTVEHPLLIGGALAGADGRLREGYSAYGLPLGEAFQLRDDLLGLFGDPHRTGKANADDVRGRRPTALLAETWRLADDADRERLRALLGRRDPDGDGLRAVREVMRRLKAPDRVEDMIAARVAEALGALDELDVPAHAASALTSLAHSAAARLS; encoded by the coding sequence ATGTCTGACCCTTCGGATCCGGCGGCGTTCAAGCGCCGCGTCGACGAGGTGCTGCACGCGTTCGTGGCCCAGGAGGCCGGGCAGTTGGCGGCGATCGACCCGGCGCTCGGGCCGGTGGCCACGCAGATGGAGACGGCGGTCGCGGACGGCAAACGGCTGCGGGCCGCGTTCTGTTACTGGGGCTGGCGCGCGGTGGGACAGCCGGACAGCGACGCGCTGGTCAGGGCGGCGGCCTCCATGGAGCTGGTGCACGCCGCCGCGGTCGTGCACGACGACCTCATCGACGACAGCGCGTTACGGCACGGGCGGCCCACCGCCCACGTCGCCCTGCGCGGTGCCGTACGCCGCCGTCCGCGTGCCGTCGCCGCCGCCAGGTCGCTGGCGCTGCTGGTGGGCGATCTGCTGATGGGGCTGGCCGGGCAGTTGTTCGCCACCAGTGGGCTGCCCGCGGCCTATCTGGCGCGGGCCCGCCCGTTGTGGTCGGTGCTGGCCCGTGAGCTGATCGCGGGCGAGTGCCTGGAGATCCTGCGGACCGGGGACGAGCCGGACATCACGGCATCGCTGAAGGTGATCCGGTACAAGACCGCCAAGTACACCGTCGAGCACCCCCTGTTGATCGGTGGCGCCCTGGCCGGGGCGGACGGGCGGCTGCGTGAGGGCTACTCCGCGTACGGGCTGCCGCTGGGTGAGGCGTTCCAGTTGCGGGACGACCTGCTGGGCCTGTTCGGGGACCCGCACCGGACCGGCAAGGCCAACGCCGACGACGTACGCGGCCGGCGGCCCACGGCCCTGCTGGCGGAGACCTGGCGCCTCGCCGATGACGCCGACCGGGAGCGGCTGCGCGCCCTGTTGGGCCGGCGCGACCCGGACGGCGACGGGCTGCGCGCGGTACGCGAGGTGATGCGCCGGCTGAAGGCACCCGACCGCGTGGAGGACATGATCGCCGCCCGGGTGGCGGAGGCCCTGGGCGCGCTGGACGAACTGGACGTACCCGCACACGCCGCCTCGGCCCTGACGTCGCTGGCTCACTCGGCCGCGGCCCGCCTGTCCTGA
- a CDS encoding oxygenase MpaB family protein: protein MNYTEASMDALRQSGDELADATVATLFERGEVGKFNTLMRYVSTVGAPLPDGLPEVAREYLRATSTPPAWVDWGEMEKARLFFIDNNVHISTALSFASMPACYVVPHVAKLLSAAHGLKYPSKRMAETGQFTVYLMQPDAFEAGSRFIPAAQKVRLLHASIRYHLAREDRWGTEDQGTPICQEDMIGGQMFFSLLVLDSLHRLGIHMSTEGAEAYYYAWRVVGAMLGVDQDAVPKSLEEARQFLDLYMVRHMGPSEEGAHLTRQLIDLYEEVVPGTFFDPVVSALIRHLAGDTCGDWLQVPRSPWDTVVKAVPHLLGVLETIEDRSPLGAWALDRLGHLTTVLELSSLTRGRVMHYAIPEQLKREYGVSDSVRRAQRWTPPAATVS from the coding sequence ATGAACTACACCGAGGCATCCATGGACGCCCTGCGGCAGTCCGGTGACGAACTCGCCGACGCCACCGTCGCCACCCTCTTCGAACGCGGTGAGGTGGGGAAGTTCAACACCCTGATGCGGTACGTCTCCACCGTCGGCGCGCCGCTGCCGGACGGGCTGCCCGAGGTGGCCCGGGAGTACCTGCGGGCCACGAGCACCCCGCCGGCCTGGGTCGACTGGGGCGAGATGGAGAAGGCCCGGCTGTTCTTCATCGACAACAACGTGCACATCTCCACCGCCCTCTCCTTCGCCTCCATGCCCGCCTGTTACGTCGTCCCCCATGTGGCGAAGCTGCTGTCGGCCGCCCACGGGCTGAAGTACCCGTCCAAACGGATGGCGGAGACCGGCCAGTTCACCGTCTACCTCATGCAGCCGGACGCCTTCGAGGCCGGCAGCCGCTTCATCCCCGCCGCCCAGAAGGTCCGCCTGCTGCACGCCTCCATCCGTTACCACCTCGCACGCGAGGACCGCTGGGGCACCGAGGACCAGGGGACGCCGATCTGCCAGGAGGACATGATCGGCGGGCAGATGTTCTTCTCCCTGCTGGTGCTGGACTCCCTGCACCGCCTCGGCATCCATATGTCCACCGAGGGGGCCGAGGCCTACTACTACGCCTGGCGGGTCGTCGGAGCGATGCTCGGGGTCGACCAGGACGCCGTACCCAAGTCCCTCGAAGAGGCACGCCAGTTCCTCGACCTGTACATGGTCCGGCACATGGGTCCTTCCGAGGAGGGCGCGCACCTGACCCGGCAGCTCATCGACCTCTACGAAGAGGTCGTGCCCGGCACCTTCTTCGACCCGGTCGTCTCCGCGCTGATCCGCCATCTCGCCGGCGACACCTGCGGCGACTGGCTCCAGGTGCCCCGCAGCCCGTGGGACACGGTCGTCAAGGCCGTGCCCCACCTTCTCGGCGTACTGGAGACCATCGAGGACCGCTCACCGCTGGGCGCCTGGGCGCTGGACCGCCTCGGCCACCTCACCACGGTCCTCGAACTGTCCTCCCTCACCCGCGGACGCGTCATGCACTACGCCATCCCCGAACAGCTGAAGAGGGAGTACGGAGTCTCCGACTCGGTGCGCCGCGCCCAACGGTGGACGCCGCCCGCCGCCACGGTTTCCTGA
- a CDS encoding AfsR/SARP family transcriptional regulator encodes MIRLRLLGPVELVAGERGVEIGPPQRRAVLAALAVDAGRPVTADVLIRRVWGTSPPDGARRALHAHIARLRRLCEQTTNDGGDVQLCLVRRSGGYLLEAEADQVDVLRFRLLAGQGRETGRTDDDRAALLHEALRLWHGDPLADVGGQWAERVREAWRRQYVDITVGWAAVESRIGDPVTVIGPLTDLLDEFPLVEPLAETLMRALHAAGRGAEALDRFATLRRRLAEELGADPGPGLREAHRAILRGNPPAPARRTAHRKTYEPASHGSLPARPEPEPSPGPSPVTGRWPGALPAQLPMGVRSFTGRADELAQLDMILASTAVQPSAVVISALSGTAGVGKTALAVHWARRAQTAFPDGQLYVNLRGFGSAAAVMSPAEAVRGFLDAFGVPPARVPVGLEAQTGLYRSLLAGRRVLVVLDNARDAEQVRPLLPGAPGCLALVTSRRLLTGLAVAEGAHLLTVDLLTSGQARELLTGRLGVSRTSAEGAAVGEIVGRCAGLPLALAIVGARAAARPRFPLATLAEELRRAENRLDALDGGEVTSQVRAVFSWSYEALSPGAARLFRLLGVHPGPDAALPAIAALAGIPVSRAVALLAELVDGHLLTEHAPGRYTFHDLLRAYAVELVDAIDSDLERHTALHRLLDHYLHTAHTADVLLTPQPNPVPLPPAGPGAAPETLADHEQSQAWFAAEHTVLVAVAEQADARGFDRHSWQLAASLTTFLDRHGYWRVLAALQTSALKAARRQGDRAGQAGAHRGLGLALDRLGRGEDARGHYLLALDLFAELGSDAGQARTHQHLARMSAAQGSPQRALDHAGHSLRHYRAAADRAGQSAALNHIGWLSAQLGEHHEALGHCRQALDLAQETGDLNGQAHTWDSLGYIQHRLGRHAGAVDCYRRAVDLFHRTGERQSEAAGLLCLGDIHRVTDRPDAARTAWTRALAITDELALPDLDPLRTELLTRLDVRTGPASEQREQPLRSAVRAVPVRAVPETSAP; translated from the coding sequence GTGATTCGACTGCGACTGCTGGGTCCGGTGGAGCTTGTGGCGGGGGAGCGGGGCGTGGAGATCGGGCCGCCCCAGCGCAGGGCCGTGCTGGCCGCGCTGGCGGTGGACGCCGGCAGGCCCGTCACGGCCGACGTGCTGATCCGGCGGGTCTGGGGAACGAGCCCGCCGGACGGGGCCCGGCGGGCACTGCACGCGCACATCGCCCGGCTCCGCCGACTGTGCGAGCAGACCACGAACGACGGCGGGGACGTCCAGTTATGCCTGGTACGTCGTTCGGGCGGCTACCTTCTGGAGGCCGAAGCGGACCAGGTGGACGTGCTCCGCTTCCGCCTGCTGGCCGGCCAGGGACGGGAGACGGGACGCACGGACGACGACCGGGCGGCACTGCTGCACGAGGCGCTGCGCCTGTGGCACGGAGACCCACTGGCCGACGTGGGCGGACAGTGGGCGGAGCGGGTACGGGAGGCGTGGCGGCGCCAGTACGTGGACATCACCGTCGGGTGGGCCGCCGTCGAGTCGCGTATCGGCGATCCCGTCACCGTGATCGGCCCGCTCACGGATCTGCTCGACGAGTTCCCGCTGGTGGAGCCCCTGGCCGAGACCCTGATGCGGGCCCTGCACGCCGCCGGCCGCGGTGCGGAGGCACTGGACCGCTTCGCCACCCTCAGACGCCGGCTGGCCGAGGAACTGGGCGCCGACCCCGGTCCCGGACTGCGCGAGGCACACCGGGCGATCCTGCGGGGAAACCCGCCCGCGCCCGCCCGGCGGACGGCACACCGGAAGACCTACGAGCCCGCCTCCCACGGGTCCCTCCCGGCACGACCCGAGCCGGAGCCCTCACCGGGTCCCTCGCCGGTGACAGGACGGTGGCCGGGCGCGCTCCCCGCCCAACTGCCCATGGGCGTACGGAGTTTCACCGGCCGCGCAGACGAGCTGGCGCAACTCGACATGATCCTCGCGTCGACGGCCGTCCAGCCGTCGGCCGTGGTGATCTCGGCGTTGTCGGGCACGGCGGGCGTGGGCAAGACGGCGCTGGCCGTGCACTGGGCACGCCGGGCCCAAACGGCCTTCCCCGACGGTCAGTTGTACGTGAATCTCCGCGGATTCGGCTCCGCCGCAGCGGTCATGAGCCCGGCGGAGGCGGTACGGGGATTCCTGGACGCGTTCGGAGTGCCACCGGCCCGTGTCCCGGTGGGCCTTGAGGCACAGACCGGCCTGTACCGCAGCCTGCTGGCCGGACGGCGGGTGCTGGTGGTGCTGGACAACGCGCGCGACGCCGAGCAGGTGCGCCCGCTGCTGCCCGGCGCGCCCGGCTGTCTGGCGCTGGTGACCAGCCGGCGCCTGCTGACCGGCCTCGCCGTGGCCGAGGGCGCCCATCTCCTGACCGTCGACCTGCTCACGTCCGGCCAGGCCCGAGAACTGCTGACCGGCCGACTGGGCGTGAGCCGGACGAGCGCGGAGGGCGCCGCCGTCGGGGAGATCGTCGGACGGTGCGCGGGACTGCCCCTGGCCCTCGCGATCGTGGGAGCCCGCGCCGCGGCGCGCCCCCGGTTCCCGCTCGCCACCCTCGCCGAGGAACTGCGCCGGGCCGAGAACCGCCTCGACGCCCTGGACGGCGGGGAGGTGACCAGCCAGGTGCGTGCCGTGTTCTCCTGGTCCTACGAGGCGCTGAGCCCCGGGGCGGCCAGGCTCTTCCGGCTGCTGGGCGTGCACCCCGGGCCCGACGCGGCCCTGCCCGCCATCGCCGCCCTGGCCGGCATACCGGTCAGCCGTGCCGTCGCCCTGCTGGCCGAACTCGTCGACGGGCACCTCCTCACCGAACACGCTCCGGGCCGGTACACCTTCCACGACCTGCTGCGCGCGTACGCCGTCGAACTGGTCGACGCGATCGACAGCGACCTGGAACGGCACACCGCGCTGCACCGGCTCCTCGACCACTATCTGCACACCGCCCACACCGCCGACGTACTGCTGACTCCGCAGCCCAACCCCGTCCCGTTGCCACCCGCCGGGCCGGGCGCCGCCCCTGAGACACTCGCGGACCACGAGCAGTCCCAGGCCTGGTTCGCGGCGGAGCACACCGTGCTCGTGGCCGTGGCGGAGCAGGCCGACGCGCGCGGCTTCGACCGGCACAGCTGGCAGCTCGCGGCGTCCCTCACCACCTTCCTCGACCGGCACGGGTACTGGCGGGTGCTCGCCGCCCTGCAGACGAGCGCACTGAAAGCGGCACGCCGACAGGGCGACCGCGCGGGCCAGGCCGGTGCCCACCGGGGACTCGGACTCGCCCTGGACCGGCTGGGCCGCGGCGAGGACGCCCGTGGCCACTACCTGCTCGCCCTCGACCTGTTCGCCGAACTCGGCAGCGACGCGGGCCAGGCGCGCACCCACCAGCACCTCGCACGGATGTCCGCCGCCCAGGGCAGCCCCCAGCGGGCGCTCGACCACGCGGGGCACAGCCTCAGGCACTACCGGGCCGCCGCCGACCGGGCCGGGCAGTCCGCCGCCCTCAACCACATCGGCTGGCTCAGCGCCCAGCTCGGCGAGCACCACGAGGCCCTCGGCCACTGCCGACAGGCCCTCGACCTGGCCCAGGAGACCGGCGACCTCAACGGGCAGGCCCACACCTGGGACAGTCTCGGCTACATACAGCACCGCCTGGGCAGGCATGCCGGGGCCGTCGACTGCTACCGGCGGGCCGTCGACCTCTTCCACCGGACCGGCGAGCGACAGAGCGAGGCCGCCGGCCTGCTGTGTCTCGGTGACATCCATCGCGTCACGGACCGCCCCGACGCCGCCCGCACCGCCTGGACGCGGGCCCTGGCCATCACCGACGAGTTGGCCCTCCCGGACCTGGATCCGCTCCGCACCGAACTCCTCACCCGTCTCGACGTACGGACCGGGCCGGCCTCGGAGCAGCGGGAGCAGCCGCTGCGGTCGGCGGTCCGGGCCGTGCCGGTGAGGGCGGTGCCGGAGACCTCCGCCCCGTAG